A section of the Lynx canadensis isolate LIC74 chromosome A1, mLynCan4.pri.v2, whole genome shotgun sequence genome encodes:
- the LOC115513927 gene encoding LOW QUALITY PROTEIN: mortality factor 4-like protein 1 (The sequence of the model RefSeq protein was modified relative to this genomic sequence to represent the inferred CDS: inserted 1 base in 1 codon), which produces MRGAAPGKKTAGLQQKSVEVKTKKNKQKTPGNGDGGSTSETPQPPRKKKARVDPTVENEETFMNRVEVKVKIPEELKPWLVDDWDLITRQKQLFYLPAKKNVDSILEDYANYKKSRGNTDNEYAVNEVVAGIKEYFNVMLGTQLLYKFEKPQYAEILADHPDAPMSQVYGAPHLLRXVRIGAMLAYTPLDEKSLALLLNYLHDFLKYLAKNSATLFSASDYEVALPEYHRKAV; this is translated from the exons ATGAGAGGCGCTGCCCCAGGGAAGAAGACCGCCGGCCTGCAGCAGAAAAGTGTTGAAgtgaaaaccaaaaagaacaaacagaaaacacctGGAAATGGAGATGGTGGCAGTACCAGCGAGACACCTCAGCCTCCTCGCAAGAAAAAGGCCCGAGTGGATCCTACCGTTGAGAATGAGGAAACATTCATGAACAGAGTTGAAGTGAAAGTAAAGATTCCTGAAGAATTAAAACCGTGGCTTGTTGATGATTGGGACTTAATTACCCGGCAAAAACAGCTGTTTTATCTTCCTGCCAAGAAGAACGTGGATTCCATTCTAGAGGATTATGCAAATTACAAGAAATCTCGAGGAAACACAGATAATGAGTACGCTGTGAATGAGGTGGTGGCCGGCATAAAGGAGTACTTCAATGTGATGCTGGGGACTCAGCTGCTCTACAAATTTGAGAAGCCACAGTACGCGGAGATTCTCGCAGACCACCCGGACGCGCCCATGTCCCAGGTGTACGGGGCGCCGCATCTACTGA TTGTACGAATTGGAGCCATGTTGGCCTATACTCCTCTGGACGAGAAGAGTCTTGCATTGTTGCTGAATTATCTTCATGACTTCCTAAAATACCTGGCAAAGAATTCTGCGACCTTGTTTAGTGCCAGCGATTATGAAGTCGCCCTGCCTGAGTACCATCGGAAAGCTGTGTGA